Proteins encoded in a region of the Roseateles sp. SL47 genome:
- a CDS encoding PKD domain-containing protein — protein MMKRSGRFSVAALVRPVRHALLQRLCSLVQSLVQGARLLLLALLMACSSAAQAGINTGLVGDDVVAGPFPIGFSFTYYNQPVTQFYVTTNGLIQFSSPTTAYSNSCLPALSNTIFVFWDDLRTDVSGQPTGKIQYETLGEAPNRKLVVQWTNQYFYGSNLPMGTFQAVLHEGSNQITLQYRYLRETLSTGGSATIGIQGPSNQASSVGCNQSNVIAPQQAIAFVPDAGGTTYAANAAAPYEFIDISGLTPEPPQVLRRYTNAAPEWTWAKVPDLNTYQIEIQSEAGDTLLTQTVGDVSSFTWPDGLVSGATYRARVRGSVNSGGTWELWSGLSQPVTIDQVLPTGQLQPPAQTGPSSVEWRFSATDALSGVDQIRLQIASDAAFSTVLQDSAFSAGTTNYTYTAAVAGQRLYGRIIVRDAAGNLSEPSAATDVLVLPPPQAAFAASALTGEAPLTVVFQNQSSGETTSYLWNFGDGRTSAAPNPSIRYTQPGTYTVVLRATGVGGFTLASRDIVVTPDVTQPVVQPPTINGAPLASPLLVQKTETLRFAVSDAGGVASVRAELSATALTLQNLGSNTYQLSIDPLQFANGDYVLSLGVTDVAGNTTTYTSAVRIDLPPPVAPVLTSSLPARTNQSSVRVRGTSPLGAEAQFQVNGVAQGDWVPITSQVFEADIALSEGPNQITAVVRNNRGTSVTSQALAIVLDTSKPAGPSALTASSQAQGKIKLAWTSSKDAASVGHLVWRATFPFDTPSQGSLLTASPLTGASLEDLPPVDGSYYYRVASVNALGTFSALSNLVQATADNTSPQAVSITYTSLGKVDLATGRYGQGRINLVLTTSEPLQSTPYLSVVPQGGVPIPVELVKAGDTVYNGNFLLDANTPSGVANVLFSARDLVGNRGTDVLSGATLRVDTEGPALSGITLNPAAPLKNEGGAPVQATFVFSKAPAQTPQVRYGLSGPLRTPVSVGTLTQLNATTYTASFTLPGDAGLGGSEILSFNQQARDDLDNVSSKVSAFNRHQVYQGNLPPLDAPFGFSAKAQPGGKVRLSWQAVTDATSYQIYRQTPGTSLQPLARSAGIEYIDQTPADGRYSYAVATVRQANGQESLSAQTAAIEVLASATAPGAPQNLALTLTGQGIYAAWQPPLNSTVDYYNLYRAHGTSITSIEGLTPLKTRIKTPQTYDTAPSPTQGAYVVTAVDAAGNESPISNSAYLNASLLPVRDVRVEQLGSELPTISWAAPNGNVSGYLVYVGPDSSRTRLTPSPITSTRLTDSGFSAGERRYTIASVDANGVELPRTVVLPHLSSQIVSGLPIQRGVINKLQVQLTNVSAFSVTGVRAVVRLPTNRDATQFKDHKSAPLTLGPNQTQLVPVIVGGYADLPGAPSAEVGVEVTNEGESVKIARSQTVDVTEGSLVVGMATDEFTRGGTGKLKLTIENSSEVDVELLTATGNGANESSELRFKLLDADNNILATQSYKQVFGANVVTLPNGLTVARIPAGSAYVSDTFNLNVPGASPNSIRVRLEVDKLRYHSGEEDEVQITGRGSERTVSLSDTAYLGEVTQVGPISSYGDQDILISGRALDRSSRLPLPNARLKLILNQQGFERSFNVLTDGAGEFVYTFKPTLTDAGLYKVSAVHPDITDRPEQKVFTINRVTVGPTPYKLDLPRNYAFTIPLTARAGAGTSASNVRLALNAASQPTGQIPAGVRVDLPAPVSLTERQTLNLPVQFTANNEAQPTGSLIFDVLSDEHANTPMGQVRVDFTLSEAKPYLVSTPSLVETGLVQGGSQLESVTVKNNGLQDAINLQFVLTKADGSPAPAWASIGSAANGTLAIGQSRPVDLAFSPPAGTPEGVYEFKLTVSGDNLPSQSLNVYVSLTQSGQGHVLFKAADIYTATIGKDGKLIPGLAGATITLQNEDVATITQELLTDSLGEAMFQNLPAGRYKFRARASNHQDIGGRVLIKPGITANQSVFLDYNLITVEWSVREITIQDRYEITLNATFETDVPAAVVVMQPTSINLPKMAAGDVYYGELSLTNYGLIRADHVQQRLPQSDAYFRYEFLVEVPGTLEAKQRVVIPYRVIALQPLDVAASSGTASGGGCYSYSNVFAVTCDFQCANGSQSSCGASSSWFAVSSSSCPGGGSGGGGGGGWGGGGFGGSGSSTPIKLKGKKCVYVPKGGMQCD, from the coding sequence ATGATGAAAAGATCGGGGAGGTTCTCCGTGGCGGCGCTCGTCCGCCCAGTGCGTCATGCTCTGCTGCAGCGGCTTTGCAGCCTTGTCCAATCGCTGGTGCAGGGCGCGCGGCTGCTCTTGCTGGCGCTGCTGATGGCCTGCAGCTCGGCCGCACAGGCCGGCATCAATACCGGGCTGGTCGGGGACGACGTGGTGGCGGGGCCTTTCCCCATCGGCTTCAGCTTCACCTACTACAACCAGCCGGTCACCCAGTTCTATGTCACGACCAACGGACTGATCCAGTTTTCGTCGCCGACCACGGCCTATTCCAACTCCTGCCTGCCGGCCCTGTCCAACACCATCTTTGTGTTCTGGGACGACCTGCGGACCGACGTTTCCGGCCAACCCACCGGCAAGATCCAATACGAGACCCTTGGTGAGGCACCCAATCGCAAGCTGGTGGTGCAATGGACCAATCAATACTTCTACGGCTCCAATCTGCCGATGGGCACCTTCCAGGCGGTGCTCCATGAAGGCAGCAATCAGATCACGCTGCAATACCGCTATCTGCGGGAAACATTGAGCACCGGTGGCAGCGCCACCATCGGCATTCAAGGGCCGTCCAACCAGGCCTCGTCGGTGGGTTGCAATCAGTCCAATGTGATTGCACCGCAACAGGCGATTGCCTTTGTGCCGGATGCCGGTGGTACGACCTATGCGGCCAATGCCGCTGCTCCTTATGAATTCATTGATATCTCCGGCCTGACCCCGGAGCCGCCCCAAGTCCTGCGCCGCTATACCAATGCGGCACCCGAATGGACCTGGGCCAAGGTGCCCGACCTCAACACCTACCAGATCGAGATCCAGAGCGAGGCCGGCGACACGCTGCTCACCCAGACGGTGGGTGATGTCAGCAGCTTCACCTGGCCTGACGGGCTCGTCTCCGGCGCCACTTACCGCGCCCGGGTGCGTGGCAGCGTCAACAGTGGAGGCACCTGGGAGCTGTGGTCGGGCTTGAGCCAGCCGGTGACCATCGATCAGGTGCTGCCCACCGGCCAGCTGCAGCCGCCTGCGCAGACCGGTCCCTCGTCGGTGGAATGGCGCTTCTCGGCCACCGATGCGCTCAGCGGCGTGGATCAGATCCGGCTGCAGATCGCCTCGGACGCGGCTTTCTCCACCGTGCTGCAGGATTCCGCCTTTTCCGCCGGCACCACCAACTACACCTACACCGCGGCCGTGGCCGGCCAGCGGCTCTACGGCCGCATCATCGTGCGGGACGCGGCCGGCAATCTGAGCGAACCCAGCGCCGCGACGGATGTCCTGGTTCTGCCACCGCCGCAGGCCGCTTTTGCCGCGAGTGCGCTGACCGGTGAGGCGCCGCTGACGGTGGTGTTCCAGAACCAGTCGTCCGGGGAGACCACCAGCTATCTGTGGAATTTCGGGGATGGGCGGACCAGCGCCGCGCCGAATCCCAGCATCCGCTACACCCAGCCCGGCACCTATACGGTGGTGCTGCGCGCCACTGGCGTGGGCGGTTTCACCCTGGCCAGCCGCGACATCGTGGTGACGCCGGATGTCACCCAGCCCGTGGTGCAGCCGCCGACGATCAATGGCGCGCCGCTGGCCAGCCCGCTGCTGGTCCAGAAAACCGAGACGCTGCGTTTTGCAGTGTCCGATGCCGGTGGTGTGGCCAGTGTGCGGGCCGAGCTGTCGGCCACCGCGCTGACGCTGCAGAACCTCGGCAGCAACACCTACCAGCTCAGCATCGATCCGCTGCAGTTTGCCAACGGCGACTATGTGCTGTCGCTGGGGGTGACCGACGTCGCCGGGAACACCACCACCTACACCTCGGCGGTCAGGATCGACCTGCCGCCGCCGGTGGCGCCGGTGCTGACCAGCTCGCTGCCCGCCCGGACCAACCAGAGCTCGGTGCGGGTCCGCGGCACCAGCCCGCTCGGCGCGGAGGCCCAGTTCCAGGTGAACGGGGTTGCCCAGGGCGACTGGGTGCCCATCACCAGCCAGGTGTTCGAGGCCGACATCGCGTTGAGCGAAGGCCCGAACCAGATCACTGCGGTGGTCCGCAACAACCGCGGCACCAGCGTGACCAGCCAGGCGCTGGCCATCGTGCTGGACACGTCCAAGCCGGCCGGCCCCAGCGCCTTGACCGCGAGCTCGCAGGCCCAAGGCAAGATCAAGCTGGCCTGGACGTCGTCCAAGGATGCCGCATCGGTGGGCCATCTGGTGTGGCGCGCCACGTTCCCGTTTGATACCCCCTCGCAGGGCAGCCTGTTGACGGCTTCCCCGCTGACGGGCGCCAGCCTGGAAGACCTGCCGCCGGTGGATGGCAGCTACTATTACCGTGTGGCGTCAGTGAATGCGCTGGGCACGTTCAGCGCGCTGTCCAACCTGGTGCAAGCCACGGCGGACAACACCTCGCCGCAGGCGGTCTCCATCACCTACACCTCGCTGGGCAAGGTGGACTTGGCCACCGGACGTTATGGCCAGGGGCGGATCAACCTGGTGCTGACCACCAGTGAGCCGCTGCAGAGCACCCCTTACCTGTCGGTGGTGCCGCAAGGCGGCGTGCCGATTCCGGTGGAACTGGTGAAGGCCGGTGACACCGTCTACAACGGCAACTTCCTGCTGGACGCGAACACACCCTCCGGCGTGGCCAATGTGCTGTTCTCGGCCCGGGATCTGGTGGGCAATCGCGGCACCGATGTACTCAGCGGCGCCACACTGCGGGTGGATACCGAAGGTCCGGCGCTCTCCGGCATCACGCTGAACCCGGCCGCACCGCTCAAGAACGAGGGCGGCGCGCCGGTGCAGGCCACCTTCGTGTTCAGCAAGGCACCGGCTCAGACACCGCAGGTCCGCTATGGGCTGTCCGGCCCGCTGCGTACCCCGGTGAGCGTGGGCACGCTCACGCAGCTCAATGCCACCACCTACACCGCCAGCTTCACGCTGCCGGGTGATGCAGGCCTGGGTGGCTCCGAAATCCTCAGCTTCAATCAGCAGGCCCGTGACGACCTCGACAACGTGTCGTCCAAGGTCTCGGCCTTCAACCGCCACCAGGTCTACCAGGGCAACCTGCCTCCGCTGGACGCGCCCTTCGGTTTCAGCGCCAAGGCGCAGCCGGGTGGCAAGGTGCGCCTGTCCTGGCAGGCCGTGACCGACGCCACCAGCTACCAGATCTATCGTCAGACCCCCGGCACCAGCCTGCAGCCACTGGCACGCAGCGCCGGCATTGAATACATCGACCAGACACCGGCCGACGGCCGCTACAGCTATGCAGTGGCCACCGTGCGTCAGGCCAATGGTCAGGAATCCCTGTCGGCGCAGACGGCCGCCATCGAAGTGCTGGCCAGCGCCACCGCGCCGGGTGCTCCGCAGAACCTGGCGCTGACGCTCACCGGCCAGGGCATCTATGCCGCCTGGCAGCCGCCGCTCAACAGCACGGTCGACTACTACAACCTCTACCGGGCCCATGGCACCAGCATCACCAGCATCGAAGGCCTGACGCCGCTCAAGACCCGCATCAAGACGCCGCAGACCTACGACACCGCCCCCTCGCCGACCCAGGGCGCTTATGTCGTCACGGCAGTGGATGCGGCGGGCAATGAGTCGCCGATCTCCAATTCCGCCTATCTCAATGCCAGCCTCCTGCCCGTGCGGGACGTGCGGGTGGAACAGCTGGGCAGCGAACTGCCCACCATCAGCTGGGCCGCACCCAATGGCAATGTCAGCGGCTATCTGGTCTATGTGGGCCCGGACAGCAGTCGTACCCGCCTCACGCCCAGCCCGATCACCAGCACTCGCCTGACCGATAGCGGCTTCAGCGCCGGGGAGCGTCGCTACACCATCGCCTCGGTGGATGCCAATGGGGTGGAGCTGCCGCGGACGGTGGTGCTGCCCCACCTCAGCAGCCAGATCGTTTCTGGCCTGCCCATCCAGCGGGGGGTGATCAACAAGCTGCAGGTGCAGCTGACCAACGTGTCCGCCTTCAGCGTGACCGGTGTGCGTGCCGTGGTGCGCCTGCCGACCAACCGCGACGCCACGCAGTTCAAGGACCACAAGTCCGCCCCCCTGACGCTGGGCCCCAACCAGACGCAACTGGTGCCGGTGATCGTGGGCGGTTATGCCGACCTACCCGGCGCGCCGTCGGCGGAAGTGGGGGTTGAAGTGACCAATGAGGGCGAGTCGGTGAAGATCGCCCGCAGCCAGACGGTGGATGTCACCGAGGGGTCGCTGGTGGTCGGCATGGCCACCGATGAGTTCACGCGGGGCGGCACGGGCAAGCTCAAGCTGACCATCGAAAACTCCAGCGAGGTGGATGTCGAATTGCTGACGGCCACTGGCAATGGCGCCAATGAGTCCAGCGAATTGCGCTTCAAGCTGCTGGACGCCGACAACAACATTCTCGCCACGCAGTCCTACAAGCAAGTGTTTGGCGCCAATGTGGTCACCCTGCCCAATGGGCTGACGGTCGCGCGTATCCCTGCCGGCAGCGCCTATGTCTCGGACACCTTCAACCTGAATGTCCCGGGCGCCAGCCCGAACAGCATCCGGGTGCGCCTGGAGGTGGACAAGCTGCGCTATCACAGTGGGGAGGAAGACGAGGTCCAGATCACGGGCCGAGGTTCCGAGCGCACCGTGTCTCTGTCCGACACGGCCTATCTGGGTGAGGTCACCCAGGTGGGACCGATCTCCTCCTATGGCGATCAGGACATTCTCATCAGCGGCCGTGCCCTGGATCGCAGCAGCCGGCTGCCGCTGCCCAATGCCCGGCTGAAACTGATCCTGAATCAGCAGGGCTTTGAACGCAGCTTCAATGTGCTGACCGATGGGGCCGGTGAGTTCGTCTACACCTTCAAGCCGACGCTGACCGATGCGGGGCTTTACAAGGTGAGCGCGGTCCATCCGGACATCACCGACCGGCCTGAGCAGAAGGTCTTCACCATCAACCGCGTGACGGTGGGCCCAACGCCTTACAAGCTGGACCTGCCGAGGAACTATGCCTTCACCATCCCGCTGACGGCGCGGGCCGGTGCGGGCACGTCGGCCAGCAATGTCCGGCTGGCGCTGAATGCCGCGTCGCAGCCCACCGGCCAGATTCCGGCGGGCGTGAGGGTGGATCTGCCGGCGCCGGTGTCTCTGACGGAACGCCAGACGCTGAACCTGCCGGTGCAGTTCACCGCCAACAATGAAGCGCAGCCCACCGGCTCGCTGATCTTTGATGTGCTGAGTGACGAGCATGCCAACACGCCGATGGGTCAGGTGCGGGTGGACTTCACCTTGTCCGAAGCCAAGCCGTATCTGGTGAGCACCCCCAGCCTGGTCGAGACCGGCCTGGTGCAGGGCGGCAGCCAACTGGAATCGGTGACGGTGAAGAACAACGGCCTGCAGGACGCGATCAACCTGCAGTTCGTGCTCACCAAGGCGGACGGCAGCCCGGCGCCCGCCTGGGCCAGCATCGGCAGCGCGGCCAATGGCACCCTGGCCATCGGGCAGAGCCGTCCGGTGGACCTGGCCTTCTCGCCCCCCGCCGGCACGCCGGAGGGTGTGTATGAGTTCAAGCTGACCGTGAGTGGCGACAACCTGCCGAGCCAGAGCCTGAATGTCTATGTCAGCCTCACGCAGAGCGGGCAAGGCCATGTGTTGTTCAAGGCGGCGGACATTTACACCGCCACCATCGGCAAGGACGGCAAGCTGATTCCGGGCCTGGCCGGTGCCACCATCACCCTGCAGAACGAGGACGTGGCCACCATCACGCAGGAACTGCTGACGGACAGCTTGGGCGAGGCGATGTTCCAGAACCTGCCTGCGGGCCGCTACAAGTTCCGGGCGCGGGCCAGCAACCACCAGGACATCGGTGGGCGAGTGCTCATCAAGCCCGGCATTACCGCCAACCAGTCGGTGTTCCTGGACTACAACCTGATCACGGTGGAATGGAGCGTGCGTGAAATCACCATCCAGGACCGCTACGAGATCACGCTGAACGCCACCTTCGAAACCGACGTGCCTGCGGCGGTGGTGGTGATGCAGCCTACCAGCATCAACCTGCCCAAGATGGCTGCGGGCGACGTGTATTACGGCGAATTGAGCCTGACCAACTACGGGCTGATCCGCGCCGACCACGTGCAGCAGCGCCTGCCGCAGAGCGATGCCTACTTCCGTTATGAATTCCTGGTGGAAGTGCCCGGCACCCTGGAGGCCAAGCAGCGCGTGGTGATCCCGTACCGCGTGATTGCACTGCAGCCATTGGATGTGGCGGCCAGCAGCGGCACCGCCTCGGGCGGCGGTTGCTACAGCTACAGCAATGTCTTTGCGGTGACTTGCGACTTCCAGTGTGCCAACGGCAGCCAGTCGTCCTGCGGGGCCTCCAGCAGCTGGTTTGCCGTCAGCAGCAGCTCCTGCCCGGGCGGTGGCAGTGGTGGCGGCGGTGGCGGCGGCTGGGGCGGTGGCGGCTTCGGCGGCAGCGGCTCCAGCACCCCCATCAAGCTGAAGGGGAAGAAGTGCGTTTACGTGCCCAAGGGTGGAATGCAATGCGACTGA
- a CDS encoding efflux RND transporter periplasmic adaptor subunit, whose translation MPLSLPRSATPGPSPATPRRPAPTSLVLSLAALAMMGFTLSGCGEAGSAPSAGTTGAPVGATAAATSVGVYTVSAESLTLSTELPGRTTAPTVAEIRPQVSGIIQARQFTEGGPVKTGQALYQIDAATYQASFDSAKAAVAKAEATASSARLTAKRQAELLKIQAVSEQDQQDAQSTLQQAEADLASAKAALDTARINLQRTIVTSPISGLADVSSVTTGALVTAEQTTALTTVRQIDPIQVDISQSSSEWLALRRELAAGRFKQADNDTAAVQLLLEDGSTYARAGKLSVRGVSVNTSTGAVTLRAVVPNPEGLLLPGMYVRALLQTVRLDQALLVPQQAVTRDTHNTTTVLTVDATQQVHKRTVQLDRVVGNRWLVSSGLQAGEQVIVEGGQKVRDGDKVQAHRVSLPADRGAAVDTATASTPAAAASATAGSTAAATATATAASLGVVARGASAAR comes from the coding sequence ATGCCTTTGTCCCTCCCACGCTCCGCCACCCCAGGCCCAAGCCCCGCCACGCCCCGCCGCCCCGCCCCCACCAGCCTGGTCCTGTCGCTGGCGGCCCTGGCCATGATGGGTTTCACGTTGTCTGGGTGCGGTGAAGCCGGGTCGGCGCCGTCCGCCGGGACCACGGGCGCCCCGGTGGGAGCCACTGCTGCAGCCACATCGGTGGGTGTCTATACCGTCAGCGCGGAATCGCTGACGCTGAGCACCGAGCTGCCCGGCCGCACCACCGCGCCCACCGTGGCCGAGATCCGGCCGCAGGTCAGCGGCATCATCCAGGCCCGCCAGTTCACCGAAGGCGGACCGGTGAAAACCGGTCAGGCGCTCTATCAGATCGATGCCGCCACCTATCAGGCCAGCTTCGACAGTGCCAAGGCTGCCGTCGCCAAGGCCGAGGCCACGGCGTCCTCCGCCCGGCTCACCGCCAAGCGCCAGGCGGAACTGCTGAAGATCCAGGCCGTGAGCGAACAGGACCAGCAGGACGCGCAGTCCACCCTGCAGCAGGCCGAAGCCGACCTGGCCTCCGCCAAGGCCGCGCTGGACACGGCTCGCATCAACCTCCAACGCACCATCGTCACTTCGCCGATCAGCGGCCTGGCCGATGTGTCCAGCGTCACCACCGGCGCACTGGTCACGGCCGAACAGACCACCGCGCTCACCACCGTGCGCCAGATCGATCCCATCCAGGTGGACATCAGCCAGTCCAGCAGCGAATGGCTGGCTCTGCGCAGGGAACTGGCCGCCGGCCGCTTCAAACAGGCGGACAACGATACGGCGGCGGTGCAGCTGCTGCTGGAAGACGGCAGCACCTATGCACGCGCGGGCAAGCTGAGCGTGCGGGGGGTGTCGGTCAACACCAGCACCGGGGCTGTCACGCTGCGCGCCGTGGTGCCAAATCCGGAGGGGTTGCTGCTGCCCGGCATGTATGTGCGGGCCCTCCTGCAGACGGTCCGGCTGGACCAGGCCCTGCTGGTGCCCCAACAAGCGGTGACTCGCGACACCCACAACACCACCACGGTGCTGACGGTGGACGCCACCCAGCAGGTGCACAAGCGCACGGTGCAACTGGACCGGGTGGTGGGCAACCGCTGGCTGGTCAGCAGCGGGCTGCAGGCCGGCGAGCAGGTGATTGTGGAAGGCGGCCAGAAGGTGCGGGACGGTGACAAGGTCCAGGCCCATCGCGTCAGTCTGCCGGCCGACAGGGGCGCCGCAGTGGACACGGCAACAGCCTCCACCCCGGCTGCTGCCGCCAGTGCCACCGCTGGATCCACCGCTGCCGCCACCGCCACCGCCACCGCCGCCTCCCTCGGCGTGGTCGCTCGCGGCGCGTCCGCCGCGCGCTGA
- a CDS encoding ATP-binding protein has protein sequence MKRIGITIRVFLAVLATAALAVLAMGWATHLSFTRGFFGYLNEQQMARMDASVPRLQQGWREHGSWDFVRNRPDVWFRLLGAEQTLIDLGLPPPLADEDVIASDLLGAGRRMMLLDSQRLRVIGFPFVLPESQERPIVVEGQTVGWLMIAPVQAATDEAALRFLGGQLQAVMWVGLAALGVAGLAAWWVAKGLLAPVRRVAAATHRLAAGDFGAQVPVQGHDEVAQLGQDFNQLSQALARNEQMRRAFMADISHELRTPLSVLRGELEAVEDGIHPMTPALLSLLQSEVKTLTQLVQDLHELALADAGALTYRKQDLDMVALVRQEAEAFSAAAQDKALRLTMSLPHAPLMLSADAARLHQLLHNLLDNTIRYTDAGGELHLRLRREQDDAVLDLEDSAPGVAPEVLPRLFERFFRVEASRGRASGGSGLGLAICRSIVEAHGGQIEAKASPLGGVWIELRLPLTRHQPPERAGDFDDSRS, from the coding sequence ATGAAACGCATTGGCATCACGATACGGGTGTTTCTGGCCGTGCTGGCCACAGCCGCCCTGGCGGTGCTGGCCATGGGCTGGGCGACGCACCTGAGCTTCACACGCGGCTTCTTCGGCTACTTGAATGAGCAGCAGATGGCCCGCATGGACGCGTCCGTTCCGCGCTTGCAGCAAGGCTGGCGCGAGCATGGCAGTTGGGACTTCGTCCGCAACCGGCCGGACGTCTGGTTCCGCCTGCTGGGGGCGGAGCAGACACTGATCGATCTGGGCCTGCCCCCGCCACTGGCCGATGAGGACGTGATCGCGTCCGACCTGCTGGGAGCCGGCCGCCGCATGATGCTGCTGGATTCCCAGCGGCTGCGGGTAATCGGCTTCCCGTTTGTGCTGCCGGAAAGCCAGGAACGTCCCATCGTGGTGGAGGGCCAGACGGTCGGCTGGCTGATGATTGCCCCGGTGCAGGCGGCGACCGACGAGGCAGCCCTGCGCTTCCTGGGCGGGCAACTGCAAGCGGTGATGTGGGTCGGGCTGGCGGCACTGGGCGTGGCCGGTCTGGCGGCCTGGTGGGTGGCCAAGGGCCTGCTGGCTCCGGTGCGCCGCGTGGCCGCCGCCACCCACCGGCTGGCGGCGGGCGACTTCGGGGCCCAGGTGCCCGTGCAGGGGCATGACGAAGTGGCGCAGCTGGGGCAGGACTTCAACCAGCTCTCGCAGGCGCTGGCCCGCAATGAACAGATGCGGCGGGCGTTCATGGCGGACATCTCCCATGAGCTGCGCACGCCGCTGTCGGTGTTGCGCGGTGAGCTGGAGGCCGTGGAAGATGGCATCCACCCGATGACACCCGCCCTGCTGAGCCTGCTGCAATCCGAGGTGAAGACCCTGACCCAACTGGTGCAGGACCTGCATGAGCTGGCGCTGGCAGATGCCGGCGCGCTCACCTATCGCAAGCAGGATCTCGACATGGTGGCGCTGGTACGCCAGGAAGCCGAGGCCTTCTCGGCTGCTGCGCAGGACAAGGCGCTGCGCCTGACGATGTCGCTGCCGCACGCCCCATTGATGCTGTCCGCCGATGCGGCCCGGCTCCACCAGCTGCTGCACAACCTGCTGGACAACACCATCCGCTACACCGATGCGGGCGGTGAGCTGCATCTGCGCCTGCGGCGCGAGCAGGACGATGCGGTGCTGGATCTGGAAGACTCCGCCCCCGGGGTGGCGCCCGAGGTGCTTCCGCGTCTCTTTGAACGCTTCTTCCGTGTTGAAGCGTCGCGGGGCCGAGCCAGTGGCGGTAGCGGACTGGGGCTGGCCATCTGCCGCAGCATTGTGGAAGCCCACGGCGGGCAGATCGAGGCGAAGGCGTCCCCTCTGGGGGGCGTCTGGATCGAGCTGCGCCTGCCCCTGACACGCCATCAGCCCCCGGAGCGGGCGGGAGACTTCGATGACAGCCGTTCATGA
- a CDS encoding response regulator, translating into MTAVHDLPLVLVVEDEPRLAQLAHDYLVRDGFTCQQLHEGTEVVDWVREHQPDLLVLDLMLPGRDGLSICQALRSFSDVPIIMVTARVEEVDRLVGLESGADDYVCKPFSPRELVARVKAILRRQRRVPAVAVGASADPATDPERSPEADPDAGLVLDGDRHQARVQGQLLDLTPAEFRLLRALADAPGRVFSRDQLLDKLHDDQRALSDRTIDSHVKNLRRKLELACPGQEPIRSIYGVGYRFDGIRENT; encoded by the coding sequence ATGACAGCCGTTCATGACCTGCCCCTGGTGCTGGTGGTGGAAGATGAGCCCCGCCTGGCCCAACTGGCCCATGACTATCTGGTCCGCGACGGCTTCACGTGCCAGCAGCTTCATGAGGGAACCGAGGTGGTGGACTGGGTGCGTGAGCATCAGCCTGACCTGCTGGTGCTGGACCTGATGCTGCCCGGCCGGGATGGCCTGAGCATCTGCCAGGCGTTGCGCAGCTTCAGCGATGTGCCCATCATCATGGTCACTGCGCGGGTGGAGGAAGTGGACCGCCTGGTCGGCCTGGAGTCCGGCGCGGACGACTATGTCTGCAAGCCCTTCAGTCCCCGTGAACTGGTGGCTCGGGTCAAGGCCATTCTGCGGCGGCAACGGCGCGTGCCTGCGGTGGCGGTGGGCGCAAGTGCTGACCCGGCCACTGACCCTGAACGCAGCCCCGAAGCTGACCCTGACGCCGGCCTGGTGCTGGATGGTGATCGTCACCAGGCCCGCGTGCAAGGTCAGTTGCTGGACCTGACCCCGGCCGAATTCCGTTTGCTGCGGGCCTTGGCGGATGCGCCGGGCCGGGTGTTCTCCCGCGATCAATTGCTGGACAAGCTGCATGACGACCAGCGCGCATTGAGCGACCGAACGATTGACAGCCATGTGAAAAACCTCCGACGCAAACTGGAGTTGGCCTGCCCAGGCCAGGAACCCATTCGTTCCATTTACGGCGTTGGTTATCGGTTTGATGGCATCAGGGAAAACACCTGA